GGCCAGGGTGGCGACGACGGTGCGCGACAGCCCGAGCATCCGGGAGACACCGGCGTCCACGCGCATCCCGTCGAGGCCGTCGGGCACCGGCAGGAACCGCGATTCACGCATGCGCGCCGCCCTCGGTGCCGGCGGGATCGCGCTGCTCGCGGCGGGCCGCCCAGCCCGTGCGGGTGCCGTCGTAGTCGAAACCGAGCGCGGAGAGGACGACCAGGAGGATCGCGCCGCACACCACGGCGGAGTCGGCGACGTTGAACACCGGCCACCACCCCACCGACACGAAGTCGACGACATGGCCCTGAAGTGGTTGCGGGGCACGGAAGATGCGGTCCGTCAGGTTGCCGATGGCGCCGCCGAGCACAAGGGCCAGACCCGCCACCCACCACCAGGAGCGCAGCCGGCTGCTGTAGCGGATGATCACGAGCACGACCACCAGGGCGATGATCGACAGCACCCAGGTGTATCCGGTGGCCATGGAGAAGGCCGCGCCGCTGTTGCGGACCAGACGCAGGGTGACGAAGTCGCCGATGATCTCCACCGGGCGCATCGGGTCGATCGTGGCGACCGCGATCGACTTCGTGAGCTGGTCGAGGCCCAAGATCACCAGCGCGACGCCGAGCACCACGATCGTCGCCTTCGGCACCCGGCGGCCGGGACGTGCGGCGGCGTCGGTGTCGCCGGGTCGGCGGTCGGCCCCGGGTTCGACACGGTCGTGCGGGTCCACGTGCTCTCGATCCGTCAGGGGTTGGTCATCCACAGCATCATTGTCCACGACACGTCGAATACGCTGGCTACCCGTGTCCCCGCATCCCCGTCGCCTCCGGTCCGTCGTCTCGTCCATCGGGGCGGTGACCGCGCTGTCCGTACTGGTCGCGGGATGCGCATCGGGTCCCGACGAGACGCCCGGCGCTCCGGCGGCGAGCACATCGGCGGGCTGCAGCACCGACTCGCCGTCCCGCGCCGCCGGTGCGGCGCCGGTCCCGATCGCACCGGCGACGGTGACGATCGTCGACGCGGGAACCGGGGAGCGCCGCGTGCCGACGACTGCGCCGGACGTCGCCACCGCCCAGTCGGTGACCCTGGTGACGACCTCGGAGGTGGCGTCACCGGGCACCTCGGACGCCCAGACCGTCGAGATGCCACTGACCGCGCGGTTCGGGTGCGCCGATCCCACCGACCTCGAACTCGACGTGGGCACGGTCACATCCCCCGACACGACCCTGAACGACGAACTGTCGGCGATGGCCGGCGCAAAAGCCGGTCTCACGCTCGGTCCGGGCCTGGCGCCGGTGTCCCTGCGGATCGCCCCGCCGGAGCCGGCCGGCGGCGAGGCGCGACTGGCGGTCGAGCAGACGCTGGTGTCGGCGTTCAACGCGGCGGTCGTGCTCCCGACCGAACCGATCGCGGTGGGTGCGACGTGGCGGAGCGAGCGGGTGATCGCGGCCGCGGCGACCGTCACCCAGACCATCGAGGCACGGCTCACCGGCTGGGACGACACCCGGCTGACCATCGAGTACACCGCCGACGAGACCCCGGTGAACTCGGTGTTCGCGATCCCCGGCGGCAGTGACAGCCTCACCATCAGCCGCTACAGCTACACCGGTCAGGGGTCGGTGACCGTCGACCTGACCCGCGGGCTGCCCATCGCCGGCGAGGCCACCTATCGGGGCGCCCGCGAGTTGGTCGGTGCGGACCCGAACCGGCCGCTGGTACAGCGGACCGGACTGTCCGTCACCTGGCGCTGAACGCCGACGGCCCCGGGTCACCGACTACGGTCGGCGACGCGGGGCCGCGGATCATGCTGTGCGGCGAGTGGTCAGCTCGCCGGAGCGCACATGGCGCTCTCGACCTGGTAGAGGCCGAGGAGGTTGCACACGGTCTCGTTCGAGAGCTTCCAGCGCCCGTCGTCGAAGACGATGGTCGACTCGGCGTTGGTCGGCGGGTTGCCCGCGGTCTCGATCCGGACCTTGACGCGGGCCTTGTTGGGTCCGGCGCTGATCACGGGGTTGACGAGGACCCAGTCGACGTCGGAGTTCTCGGCACGTGCCTTGACCAGCTCGTCGAAGATCGCCGGGTCCTTCTCCGAACCCTCGACCAGTTCGACCTTCTCGGCCCGCGGGATGTCGGGGTCGACGGCCTGATCGACCATCTCGTTGAGCGCGGCGATCGACGGCGGGTTGCTGCCGTCGGTGATCTCGGAGCCGTCGCCGCTCGCGGCTGCGGTGTCGGTGCTGGTGAGCGTCGGTGCGGGCGGCGCGTCTGCGTCGTCACTCCCGCAAGCCGCGACGGTGGTCATCAACGCGGCCGCGATCATGGTCGCGCCCAGGAATTTCCGATACTTCAACGATCTCCCTCACTGTGTTCTCGGGCATGGGGTGCGCCGGCGGGCGCTCTCGTACCGCGATGCCGGACGTGTCTGCCGGGTTCGGCCCGACCGGACGTGTCTGCCGAGAGTGTGCCCCGACCGGACTTGTGTGCCGGGTCCCCCGGCGACGGCCCACACCACTATGCCAAACGGCGGGCACCAGGGGTCCCCGGTGCCCGGCGACACGCGACGACGATCCGCCCGACCGATGGCGCCGAGCAGGCAACGCTTGACGGGCCGACAGGGTTCCGGTGACCCTTGGGCACCATGACAGGCACCCCGCCCGCGGCCACCGGAGTCACCGTGCTGATCAGCACCGGAGGCACGATCGCCGCCCAGACCACCGACGACGGCGCGATCCCGGCGCTCGGCTCGGCCGCTCTCCTCTCCGCCGCCGGGACGATCACCACCGGGACCGGGGACATCGGGACCGGGGACGAGAGGGCCGGGGACGACGGGACGTCGCGCACTCCGTCGGCCATCCGCACCGTCGACCTCATGTCGGTGGACAGTTCCGCCATGACCGTCGCCGAACAGTTCGCGGTGGTCCGCGCGATCGCCGACGCGCTTGCCGACCCCGCCGTCCGCGGTGTGGTGATCACACACGGAACCGACACGATGGAGGAGACGGCCTACCTCGCCGACCTGTACGCCGCCGACGAGCGGCCGGTCGTGTTCACCGGGGCGATGCTGCCGTCTGATTCTCCGCGCGCCGACGGGCCGTCGAATCTCGCCGCCGCATTGGCCGCGATCGACGACCCGACCGCCCGCGGTCGAGGAGTCCTCGTGGCCATGGGCGGCCGACTCCTGCCGGCACGCGGGTTGTTCAAGGTCTCCACCACCGACCCCGCGGCCTTCGACACCGTGCAGGGCACCGGTCGGGCCGACGACCCGCCGGTGCCGCGACGGGTGCTCGCCGGACCGGTACCGGTGGGCCGGCCGGCACGCGTCGACGCCTTCACCCTCTACCCGGGCGTGTCACCGGGACTGATCGCCGCGTCGGTCGCACAGAACGCCGCCGGCGTGGTCCTCGCGGCGACCGGCTCCGGGAACACCCACCCGGACATCACCGCCGAGGTGGCACTCGCCGTCCAGCGCGGGGTGACCGTCGTCGTCACCAGCCGCGTCCCGTACGGCGAGGTGACCGCGACCTACGGCGGGGGCGGCGGCGCGGTCGATCTGCGGCGGGCCGGGGCGATCGTGTCACCCTGGCTGCGCGCACCGCAGGCGCGCATGGCGCTCATCGCACTGCTGACCTCGGGTCACGATCTCGAATTGATCACCGATTTCTTTGTCGCACAACAGGACTGAGTGCTGCCACCGGCACCCGCCGGGTGGCGGTCACGGCCGGTCGATACCGTGCCCGATCGGTCAACCGTCGCCGGGAAGATCCCACTCGAGGCTGTCGAGCGGATCCGCCGGACGGAGGTTCGGATCGTCGACCGGAAACGTGCGCGTGCGCCCCGGCCCGCTCGTGCGGGTCTCGAATCGCACGGTCACGACCCCGTGTCCACTCCCCTGAACCCAGCCGTGCCCGTGGTCGGGGTGGGTCACGTCGGCGCCGGGGCCGAAGCGGCCGACCGGCATCGAACTCCCTCCCGGCGCGAACCGCGGGGGTTCGGGCGCCGAGTCAGCTATCTGGACGGCCGACGCCTCGGCCCCGGCCGGGTCCGGTGACGTCGCCACCTCGGCGCGACCCCCTTCTTCCGCACCGTGGCCTGCGGCGGTGTCGTGGTGGGTGGTCTCGACATCGGCCGGTCCCTCGCTGCCCAGCTCGTCGAAGAGGGCGTACTGCTGCACCGCGGTCAACCCCGAGAAGCTGACGCCGACCAGGCGAATCGCCCCGATGGAACGCGGATCGAGCGCGAGCCGCTGCGCCGTCCGCTCGAGGTCGTCGAAGTCGGTGGTGGCCGCCGCGGTCGTCGCCGAGCGCGTCAGGATCGACATGTCGGATCTCTTCAGTTTCAGTACGACGGTGCGCGCTCCCCGGCCGTCGGTGAGCAGTCGGCGGTGAGCGCCGGCGGCGGCCTTGCGGATGGCGGGACGCAGCGCGTCGAGTTCGACGATGTCCTCGGCGAAGGTGGACTCGGCGCTGATCTGCTTCGAGGAGGCACGTTCGGCGACCGGCCGGTCGTCGATGCCGTGGGCAAGGCGATGCAGCGCGGGACCGACGGTGGCGCCCAGCACGGAGGCCACCTCGACCGGCGACATCGCCGCGAGGTCACCGATGGTCGCGATCCCCAGCCGCGCCAGCCGATCGCCGGACACGGGCCCGATGCCCCACAGCTTGCGGACCGGGAGCGAATGCAGGAACTCCAGCTGGCCGGACGGTGGGATCACCATCACCCCATCGGGTTTGGCCATCCCCGAGGCGATCTTCGCGAGTTGTTTGCCGCTTCCGAGTCCGACCGACGCGGCGAGTCCGACCTCGCTCCGGATCCAGGATCGGAGCTCCTCGGCGAACTCGCCGGCCGCGTCGACGGTCGCCCCCGCGAGTTCTTCCGGCTCGCCGAACGCCTCGTCGAACGACAGCGTCTCGATGACCGGAACCGCTTCGCGCACAATGGCGAAGACACGTTTGCTGACCGTGCTGTACACCGATCCGCGCGGCGGGATGACCACGCCGGTCGGCCCGATGAGCCGACGCGCCTGGTGCATCGGCATCGCCGAGCCGGCCCCGAACACGCGTGCCTCGTAGCTGGCGCCGGCGACCACCCCGCGCCCACCGGACCCGCCCACCAGTACCGGGCGGCCGCGCAGCGTCGGGCGGGTGAGCTGTTCGACGGAGGCGAAGAACGCGTCCATGTCGAGGTGCATCACCCAGCGCGGGCTGCGTTCGGACCCCCGCCCCGACACCGCACCGACCGGGCGCGGCGGTTCGGGTTCGAGGCGTGACACCTCACCGAGTCTAGTGAGCAGCGGTGACGGCGAAGACGGGGATCAACCCGGCGTGGGCGGCGAGATCCTCGTCCGACGAGGCGAGCGCGAGGCCCGCGGGCAGGAACCGCCCGACCTCCCACCCCCAGCGGCGCAGGTACTCCCGGATGACCGGCGGCCGAAGGGCGGGGTCGATTTCGGTGAGGGTGACGACGGCCCGACGTCGGCCACGGCGGAGTTCCACCGTGCCGGCCACGCGCGCGTTGCGCACCCACTGCGTGTCGCCCCGGACGGCCACCAGGTACTCCGCCCCGTCGAGCCGCAGGACGTTGACCGGGACTCGCTGCGGCGTGCCGGTCTTGCGGCCGACGACGGTGAGTGTCTGCGCCCCGGCCAGGTTGACCCCGCGGTCGGCGAGCCAGCGCACCGCGCGGTTGAAGGCGGCGTCGAATCCGCTGGGGGCTTTGTAGTGGGTGGTCGCGGTCATGATGGGCCTTTCGTCGCGGTGGCACTTTCGAGAGCAGTGCTCTCGAAATCGAGTATGCAGCCACGCCGCCAGGAAATCAAGAGCACCGCTCTCGGTTTGTGGCAGGATCGTCGCCATGGCCACCGGACGAACCCGCGCGGAGAACCGCGCGATGATGACCGACGAGATCCGTCGACTGGGACGCGAACACCTGACCACCTACGGCGCCGCCGGGCTCTCGTTGCGCGCCATCGCCCGCGACATGGGCGTCGTCTCCTCGGCGGTGTACCGGTACGTCCCGAGCCGCGACGAATTGCTGACCATGTTGCTTGTGGAGGCCTACACCGATGTCGCGGACGCCGTCGACGCCGCGGCCGATTCCATCGCCACCTCCCGACGGCGCGATCGACTCGCGGCCGCGGCCGCGGCCGCGCGGACCTGGGCTCTCGCCGAGCCGTCCCGATGGGCGCTGATCTACGGAAGCCCGGTGCCCGGTTACTCCGCCCCCGGCGAGCGGACCATCGGGCCCGGCACACGCATTCCCGTGCGGCTGCTCCGCGAGTGCTCGGCCGCCCACGCCGAAGGCCTGCTACGCGCCGACCTCCCCTCTCCCACACCGGATGTCGCCGCGGACATGGACGCGATCCGCGATGAGTTCGACCTCGACACCCCCGCCGCGGTCCTGGCCGCGGCCACCACGTTGTGGGCCGTACTCGTCGGCGCGATCAGCCTGGAGACCTTCGGCCAGTACGGGACCGATACCTTCGCGCATCCCGAGCAGCTCTTCCGGCTCCAGATCGAGCAGACACTGTCGGCACTGTTCGCCTGAGACCGGACAGAGTGCGGTATTCGTACCGGTTTCCGGTACAGGTCCCGCACTCTGCGCGGTGGGTGGATCAGCGGGTGACCGGCCGACGGAGCTCGACCCCGACGAGCTTGTCGGGGTTGCGCATCACGTAGATGTCGACGATCAGGTCGTCGAGGACGCGGAGGGTGATCGCGGTCTGCAGCCGGCCGTCGAAGTAGAGGATCATCCCGGGCTGACCGTTGAAGACCACGAACTCGGCGCGGTAGTCCTCGAGCACAGCGCCGATCCGGGCGAACCCCGACAGCACCTGCATCACCGCGGGCGCCCCGCGCATGGGCTGCCGTACCGCGGTGGCCTTGTCGTTGCTGTCCGAGGTCAGCACCACCTCCGGTGCCATGAGGGCGATGAGGGCGTCGGCGTCGCCCGACTCGGCCGCGTCGAGGAACGTTTCGACGATGTCCGCGGCGCGGGCGCGGTCCATCGGATCGAACCGGGGGCGCCGACGCTCGACGAACGACCGGCCTCGTTCCGCGAGCGTCCCCACCTCGTCGGGCGTCCAGGACAGCATCATGGCGATCGTGTCGTCGGCGAATCCGAAGATCTCACGCAGGACGTACACCGTCCGTTCAGCGGGCTCGAGTTCTTCCAGAACGAGCAGCATCGCGGTCGACGCGAATTCCGCGAGACCCGCGTCGGCGAGGACGTCGCCGTCGAACCGGATCGGATCGGGCAGCCACGGTCCGACGTAGTCCCCGGTAACACGTCGACGCGCGGCGAGCGTCTCGAGCGCGCGCCGGGCGACCTGCGCGATGAGGTGCGCTCGGGCCGACCCGGGGCCGAACGCGTCCACCGGCGCGCTCGCCGAATGATCCCAGAGGCAGTGTCGGACAACATGTTCGGCGTCCACAGCCGAGCCCAGGATCTCGTAGGCCACCGTGAACAGCAGCGGTTCGAACGCGGCGGATCGCGCCGGGATCGGGTCCACGTCCATGCGGGTCATCGGGGTCTGCCCCTCGTAGATGGTTCGGGCGGCGAACGGCGCGCTCGGGTGTGTGCTCACCCCGCGGGGCCATGTCGCGGCAGTCTCCACACCGTACGTGGCGCAGCACCACCAGGGTGCGACTGTTGCGATCGGTGTCCCAGATCGTCTCGTCCGACCACGCCTCCCCGCGCCACCGACGACGACACCGCGCGGACATCCCGGCCGGGATGTCCGCGCGGTGCACGTGTCAACGGATCAGTTCGTCTTCGCCACGTCGGCGGTCACACCGTCGCCCAGTTCGATGCTGCCCGCGTCACCGTCGCCGGTCACGTCGAACCGCACCGCGAGCACCTCGCCGGCGATCAGGTCGGCGTGCGTCCTCGCCCAGTCCAGACGTTCGGCCGGTACGACGAGTCGCACCGTGATCCGGTCGGAGACGTCCAGTCCCAGGGTGCGGCGCGCATCCTGCAGCTCGCGAACCCGGTCCTTCGCCCACCCCTCGGCCTCGAGTTCGGGCGTGACCGCCGTGTCGAGGACGACCAGGCCGTTCCCGCCCGGCAGCTCCGCGGTCGAGTCCGGTTCGACGGCCACCAGCCGTCGGGTGAACTCCCCGTCGTGGAGTTCGATGCCGTCGGCGACGACGATCTCGGACCCGTCGGCGCCCTCGCCCGCAGTCCAGTTGCCCGACTTCACCGCCTTGATCGCACGCTGCACGTCCTGACCCAGGCGGGGGCCGGCGGCACGCGCGTTGACCGCGATCTCGTAACGCCCGTACTCGCTGGCATCGGCCGCCAGAGTCACGTCCTTGACGTTCATCTCGTCCTTGATCAGGTCGACGAACGGCTCGAGCGCGGGCGCGGTCGGCGAGGCCACCGTCAGACCCGACAGGGGCAGCCGGACCCGCAGCTTGTTGGCCTTGCGGACGCTCGACGCCGTCGAGCACACCGCCTGGACCTGGTCCATCGCCATGACCAGGTCGGCATCGGCCGGCAGCTCATCGTTCGTCGGCCAGTCCGTCAGGTGCACCGACCGCTCCCCGGTGAGACCCCGCCAGATGGCCTCGGTCGCCAGGGGGAGCAG
The genomic region above belongs to Gordonia hongkongensis and contains:
- a CDS encoding TetR/AcrR family transcriptional regulator, with protein sequence MATGRTRAENRAMMTDEIRRLGREHLTTYGAAGLSLRAIARDMGVVSSAVYRYVPSRDELLTMLLVEAYTDVADAVDAAADSIATSRRRDRLAAAAAAARTWALAEPSRWALIYGSPVPGYSAPGERTIGPGTRIPVRLLRECSAAHAEGLLRADLPSPTPDVAADMDAIRDEFDLDTPAAVLAAATTLWAVLVGAISLETFGQYGTDTFAHPEQLFRLQIEQTLSALFA
- a CDS encoding asparaginase, with product MTGTPPAATGVTVLISTGGTIAAQTTDDGAIPALGSAALLSAAGTITTGTGDIGTGDERAGDDGTSRTPSAIRTVDLMSVDSSAMTVAEQFAVVRAIADALADPAVRGVVITHGTDTMEETAYLADLYAADERPVVFTGAMLPSDSPRADGPSNLAAALAAIDDPTARGRGVLVAMGGRLLPARGLFKVSTTDPAAFDTVQGTGRADDPPVPRRVLAGPVPVGRPARVDAFTLYPGVSPGLIAASVAQNAAGVVLAATGSGNTHPDITAEVALAVQRGVTVVVTSRVPYGEVTATYGGGGGAVDLRRAGAIVSPWLRAPQARMALIALLTSGHDLELITDFFVAQQD
- a CDS encoding nitroreductase/quinone reductase family protein; translation: MTATTHYKAPSGFDAAFNRAVRWLADRGVNLAGAQTLTVVGRKTGTPQRVPVNVLRLDGAEYLVAVRGDTQWVRNARVAGTVELRRGRRRAVVTLTEIDPALRPPVIREYLRRWGWEVGRFLPAGLALASSDEDLAAHAGLIPVFAVTAAH
- a CDS encoding DNA polymerase IV — its product is MHLDMDAFFASVEQLTRPTLRGRPVLVGGSGGRGVVAGASYEARVFGAGSAMPMHQARRLIGPTGVVIPPRGSVYSTVSKRVFAIVREAVPVIETLSFDEAFGEPEELAGATVDAAGEFAEELRSWIRSEVGLAASVGLGSGKQLAKIASGMAKPDGVMVIPPSGQLEFLHSLPVRKLWGIGPVSGDRLARLGIATIGDLAAMSPVEVASVLGATVGPALHRLAHGIDDRPVAERASSKQISAESTFAEDIVELDALRPAIRKAAAGAHRRLLTDGRGARTVVLKLKRSDMSILTRSATTAAATTDFDDLERTAQRLALDPRSIGAIRLVGVSFSGLTAVQQYALFDELGSEGPADVETTHHDTAAGHGAEEGGRAEVATSPDPAGAEASAVQIADSAPEPPRFAPGGSSMPVGRFGPGADVTHPDHGHGWVQGSGHGVVTVRFETRTSGPGRTRTFPVDDPNLRPADPLDSLEWDLPGDG
- a CDS encoding RNA polymerase subunit sigma-24; this translates as MSTHPSAPFAARTIYEGQTPMTRMDVDPIPARSAAFEPLLFTVAYEILGSAVDAEHVVRHCLWDHSASAPVDAFGPGSARAHLIAQVARRALETLAARRRVTGDYVGPWLPDPIRFDGDVLADAGLAEFASTAMLLVLEELEPAERTVYVLREIFGFADDTIAMMLSWTPDEVGTLAERGRSFVERRRPRFDPMDRARAADIVETFLDAAESGDADALIALMAPEVVLTSDSNDKATAVRQPMRGAPAVMQVLSGFARIGAVLEDYRAEFVVFNGQPGMILYFDGRLQTAITLRVLDDLIVDIYVMRNPDKLVGVELRRPVTR
- the lspA gene encoding signal peptidase II, yielding MDDQPLTDREHVDPHDRVEPGADRRPGDTDAAARPGRRVPKATIVVLGVALVILGLDQLTKSIAVATIDPMRPVEIIGDFVTLRLVRNSGAAFSMATGYTWVLSIIALVVVLVIIRYSSRLRSWWWVAGLALVLGGAIGNLTDRIFRAPQPLQGHVVDFVSVGWWPVFNVADSAVVCGAILLVVLSALGFDYDGTRTGWAARREQRDPAGTEGGAHA